From Streptomyces sp. HUAS MG91, the proteins below share one genomic window:
- a CDS encoding coagulation factor 5/8 type domain-containing protein, with amino-acid sequence MPHFPTPLSRRTVLGAAAATAALPALGTVTASAAGGRPAATAKQLQAGGDLGPNVIVFDPSTPGIPAKLDEIFAQQESAQFGTGRYALLFKPGTYNGLNAQLGFYTSIAGLGLSPDDTTINGDVTVDAGWFDGNATQNFWRSAENLALVPVSGTNRWAVAQAAPFRRMHVRGGLNLAPDGYGWASGGYIADSRVDGSVGPYSQQQWYTRDSSVGGWLNAVWNMVFSGVEGAPAQSFPDPPYTTLDTTPVSREKPFLYLDGADYKVFLPEKRTNARGTTWGNGTPRGTSVPLTQFYVAQPGDGASTLNAALDQGLHLLLTPGIYHLDAPIQVKRAGTVVLGLGYATLIPDGGATAVQVADVSGVRLAGFLVDAGTVNSDTLLEIGPSGASADHSADPITVQDVFVRIGGAGAGKATTSLVVNARHTIVDHTWIWRADHGDGVGWDTNRADYGVVVNGDDVLMTGLFVEHFNKYDVQWSGERGRTIFFQNEKAYDAPNQAAVQDGSVKGFAAYKVADSVTDHEGWGLGSYCFYNTDPTIRQDHGFAAPDKPGVKFHGLSVVSLGGKGQFEHVINSTGGATSGTDTVPSTVVSYP; translated from the coding sequence GTGCCCCACTTCCCCACACCCCTGTCCCGCCGTACGGTGCTCGGCGCGGCCGCCGCGACGGCGGCGCTGCCCGCGCTCGGCACCGTCACGGCGTCCGCCGCCGGGGGCCGTCCGGCCGCGACGGCGAAGCAGCTCCAGGCCGGCGGCGACCTCGGCCCCAACGTCATCGTGTTCGACCCGTCCACCCCCGGCATCCCGGCCAAGCTGGACGAGATCTTCGCGCAGCAGGAGTCGGCCCAGTTCGGCACCGGCCGCTACGCCCTGCTGTTCAAGCCGGGCACGTACAACGGGCTCAACGCGCAGCTCGGCTTCTACACCTCGATCGCCGGCCTCGGCCTCTCCCCCGACGACACCACGATCAACGGGGACGTGACGGTCGACGCGGGATGGTTCGACGGCAACGCCACGCAGAACTTCTGGCGCAGCGCCGAGAATCTGGCCCTCGTGCCGGTCAGCGGGACGAACCGGTGGGCGGTGGCCCAGGCGGCCCCGTTCCGCCGGATGCATGTGCGCGGCGGCCTGAATCTGGCGCCCGACGGCTACGGCTGGGCGAGCGGCGGGTACATCGCCGACAGCCGCGTCGACGGGAGCGTCGGCCCGTACTCGCAGCAGCAGTGGTACACGCGTGACTCGTCGGTGGGCGGCTGGCTCAACGCCGTCTGGAACATGGTGTTCTCGGGCGTCGAGGGCGCGCCCGCGCAGAGCTTCCCCGACCCTCCGTACACGACGCTCGACACGACGCCGGTCTCCCGCGAGAAGCCGTTCCTGTACCTGGACGGCGCCGACTACAAGGTGTTCCTGCCCGAGAAGCGGACGAACGCGCGGGGCACCACCTGGGGCAACGGCACGCCGCGCGGTACGTCGGTGCCGCTGACGCAGTTCTACGTGGCTCAGCCCGGGGACGGCGCTTCGACCCTGAACGCCGCTCTGGACCAGGGTCTCCACCTCCTGCTCACGCCCGGCATCTACCACCTCGACGCGCCGATCCAGGTGAAGCGGGCGGGCACCGTCGTGCTGGGCCTCGGCTACGCGACGCTCATCCCGGACGGCGGAGCCACGGCCGTACAGGTGGCCGACGTCAGCGGGGTGCGGCTCGCCGGATTCCTGGTGGACGCGGGGACGGTCAACTCCGACACGCTGCTGGAGATCGGGCCGTCGGGCGCCTCCGCCGACCACTCGGCCGATCCGATCACCGTGCAGGACGTGTTCGTGCGGATCGGCGGCGCGGGCGCCGGCAAGGCGACCACCAGCCTGGTGGTCAACGCCCGGCACACCATCGTCGACCACACCTGGATCTGGCGCGCCGACCACGGCGACGGCGTCGGCTGGGACACCAACCGGGCCGACTACGGCGTCGTGGTCAACGGCGACGACGTGCTGATGACCGGTCTGTTCGTCGAGCACTTCAACAAGTACGACGTGCAGTGGTCCGGCGAACGCGGCCGGACGATCTTCTTCCAGAACGAGAAGGCGTACGACGCCCCGAACCAGGCCGCGGTCCAGGACGGCTCGGTCAAGGGGTTCGCCGCCTACAAGGTCGCCGACTCGGTGACGGACCACGAGGGCTGGGGGCTCGGTTCGTACTGCTTCTACAACACGGACCCGACCATCCGGCAGGACCACGGGTTCGCCGCGCCGGACAAGCCGGGGGTGAAGTTCCACGGCCTCTCCGTCGTGTCGCTCGGCGGCAAGGGCCAGTTCGAGCACGTCATCAACAGCACGGGCGGGGCCACCTCCGGCACCGACACGGTCCCCTCCACGGTCGTGTCATACCCCTGA
- a CDS encoding DUF5133 domain-containing protein — MLLAHPALLADLVREYDSLHALDAEGGGPQARRRLDDVSYSLCVATGTRDVDAALVAARYRLPGARVHDDSLIGAPRPRTSGV, encoded by the coding sequence ATGCTGCTGGCCCACCCGGCTCTGCTGGCCGATCTCGTCCGCGAGTACGACTCGCTGCACGCGCTGGACGCCGAGGGCGGCGGCCCCCAGGCACGCCGCCGCCTGGACGACGTCTCCTACTCCCTGTGCGTCGCCACCGGCACCCGGGACGTCGACGCCGCGCTCGTCGCGGCCCGGTACCGGCTGCCCGGTGCCCGGGTCCACGACGACTCGCTCATCGGGGCGCCCCGGCCGCGCACCTCAGGGGTATGA